One Lacticaseibacillus rhamnosus genomic window carries:
- a CDS encoding thioredoxin domain-containing protein — protein MAIHFVVYEKPQCESCRLTKRWLLAHHQHFRTTNQRGESNLVDTSAEDPLKRAWSAQKVVKFRADGYDRFPVVRVRDDETGDVLATWSGFHPEALASWAAINQLS, from the coding sequence ATGGCTATTCACTTTGTGGTATATGAAAAGCCCCAGTGCGAATCGTGCCGCTTGACGAAACGCTGGTTGCTGGCTCATCATCAGCATTTTCGCACTACGAATCAGCGCGGTGAATCGAACTTGGTGGATACGAGTGCGGAAGATCCGTTGAAACGTGCTTGGAGTGCCCAGAAAGTCGTTAAGTTTCGAGCGGATGGTTATGATCGGTTTCCGGTTGTCCGTGTGCGTGACGATGAGACCGGGGATGTGCTGGCTACTTGGAGCGGCTTTCATCCAGAAGCATTGGCAAGCTGGGCGGCGATTAATCAGCTGAGTTAA
- a CDS encoding phosphoenolpyruvate carboxykinase (ATP), which produces MTSKQKFPVSDVTATSGYFSALKATVETAFYGNNVQAVTTIAAAYALAKKAPGVIVTDLPVQHASELGLPEDARVLVANDGQVVGRTAAARRIIGQPGVDTAELTKIAREAVFAGTRKSFLSGHVVVGLSADFAVEAHLMVPETYANNLYTYLLNFQIKTPEATQQYEQSRPLPEDDLYLYADPDWHHPDYPDGLAIFDPLHNAAIILGLRYFGELKKGTLTLAWATAHRNGFVACHGGMKQYQRQDGTFTMAAFGLSGSGKSTITLTSHGDRYPVKVLHDDAFVIDRQTGATTALEPAYFDKTQDYPMSDPNTRYFLTVQNVGVTLDDHGKKTLVTQDIRNGNGRTVKSRYVTPNRVDHLVESVDAIFWIMKDDALPPVVKVEDPSLAAAFGATLATKRSTAENVRADVDREQLVIEPFANPFRSYPLGEDYQDFYDLFQQRGTACYILNTGFFQGQKVKPSDTLDAIAAIVDGTAAFKPFGPLPAMRYLSLPNFAVDFSNSAYRALLRQRLDDRLTFLADKATVADGYDRLPLAATQALEKVAAALVE; this is translated from the coding sequence ATGACGAGTAAGCAGAAGTTTCCAGTCAGTGATGTGACAGCAACAAGCGGCTATTTTTCCGCGCTCAAGGCAACGGTCGAAACAGCTTTTTATGGTAACAATGTTCAGGCGGTGACGACGATTGCGGCAGCCTATGCATTGGCTAAAAAAGCACCTGGTGTCATCGTAACCGATTTGCCGGTTCAACATGCCAGTGAGCTTGGATTGCCTGAAGATGCCCGCGTTCTGGTTGCAAATGACGGACAGGTGGTGGGGCGCACGGCAGCCGCACGTCGTATCATCGGCCAGCCCGGGGTTGATACTGCTGAGCTGACGAAAATTGCACGCGAGGCGGTCTTTGCAGGTACACGCAAATCATTTTTGAGTGGACATGTGGTTGTTGGCTTGTCGGCTGATTTCGCAGTTGAGGCGCATTTGATGGTGCCGGAAACCTACGCCAACAACCTTTACACTTATTTGCTGAACTTTCAGATTAAAACGCCTGAAGCAACGCAGCAATATGAGCAGTCGCGGCCGCTTCCGGAAGATGATCTTTATCTTTATGCTGATCCTGACTGGCATCATCCGGATTATCCGGACGGCTTGGCAATTTTTGATCCGTTGCATAATGCCGCCATTATTTTAGGCTTGCGGTATTTTGGCGAATTGAAGAAGGGAACGCTGACACTGGCTTGGGCAACCGCGCATCGAAACGGTTTTGTTGCCTGTCATGGCGGGATGAAGCAGTATCAGCGACAAGATGGTACCTTCACGATGGCAGCGTTTGGCTTGTCAGGCTCCGGCAAGTCCACCATCACCCTGACCAGTCATGGTGACCGGTATCCGGTTAAGGTGTTACACGATGATGCGTTTGTCATTGATCGGCAGACCGGTGCGACCACCGCGCTTGAACCGGCATATTTTGATAAAACCCAGGATTATCCAATGAGCGACCCGAATACGCGTTATTTTCTAACGGTTCAAAATGTTGGCGTTACGCTGGATGATCACGGTAAGAAGACGTTGGTGACCCAAGATATTCGTAACGGGAATGGTCGGACCGTTAAATCGCGTTATGTGACGCCTAATCGGGTGGATCATTTGGTGGAGAGCGTTGACGCTATTTTCTGGATCATGAAAGACGATGCTTTACCACCGGTTGTCAAAGTGGAGGATCCAAGCTTAGCCGCAGCCTTTGGGGCAACTTTGGCCACTAAACGCTCCACAGCCGAAAATGTGCGTGCCGATGTCGATCGGGAACAGTTGGTCATTGAACCGTTTGCCAATCCTTTTCGTAGTTATCCGCTGGGAGAGGATTATCAGGATTTCTATGATTTGTTCCAGCAACGCGGCACGGCTTGTTACATTCTTAATACCGGTTTTTTTCAGGGACAAAAAGTCAAACCAAGCGATACATTGGATGCGATTGCTGCGATTGTGGATGGGACGGCGGCGTTTAAACCATTTGGCCCATTGCCTGCCATGCGCTATTTGAGCCTGCCGAATTTTGCGGTGGACTTTAGCAATTCGGCTTATCGGGCCTTATTACGGCAACGATTGGATGATCGCTTGACGTTTTTAGCCGATAAAGCAACCGTCGCTGACGGGTATGATCGCTTACCGCTTGCGGCAACTCAGGCTTTGGAAAAAGTCGCGGCTGCCTTAGTTGAATGA
- a CDS encoding FeoB-associated Cys-rich membrane protein, protein MATWIIGSLVVLTIAVVLYRTFFRKNRAGGCSQCEDIGCPLIDHAKVMQANKQRKA, encoded by the coding sequence ATGGCAACATGGATAATTGGTAGCTTAGTTGTGTTGACGATTGCAGTGGTTTTGTACCGGACCTTTTTCCGTAAAAATAGAGCGGGCGGCTGCAGCCAGTGTGAAGATATTGGCTGTCCTTTAATTGATCATGCTAAAGTGATGCAGGCCAACAAGCAGCGTAAAGCTTAG